tgaaatttgCAAGTACTAGTTGCTAACTGATTATTATGTTGTGAATATCGAGGAAAAATGGATTCAATGTTCAAGAATAGGAATAGACGTGGGCAATTTGAAGCTGGCCCATCTTATGAATCGAGAAATAATCAGGGTTATCGGAATCCACCCTCCTTTGAAAGGAGATTTCCTAGGGATCCTGAATATCAAACTAAAAGGACTACGCAGGCCTCAAAATGGCATGATAAAGAAGGACGGCAGCCTAAGGGAAATTATCGTTTATCAAGATCCAATTCAGGTTCTTCAGAGTCATCTTCGCTTCGTCTAACTGAATCTACCAAGTTTAAGAATTATGTTTGTCCTAACTGCAAACTTCCTTACAATTATATCATAAACAGTAATTCTCTAACTGGAAAAGTTCCACGAATTTTACCATGTAAACATACAATATGTGAAGAGTGTATCAAGAAAAGCATACAAACCAAAAATCACGTACAATGCACAATATGTTTGAATACCGAATTTGACAAAAATCACTTCTATGAATATAATCATTACATTCTAGGGCAAATAACATGTTCTAGATTCAATAAAGCTGTAATGGATTTTCCAAATATTGTACTAACATCAGATTCTAAAAATCGAACAAGTtcggaaaataaaaagttggcTATTACTTCACACACCAATGAAAAATGTGGTTTCACAAGTTGTATGAATTCAGGAACAATTTCATGTACAGAATGTCGTGGAGTATACTGTGAAAATTGTGATGATGCCCTTCATAAGAGTGGCAAACAGTTGCAGTCTCACAAAAGAGTTCTGTTACAAAATGTAAGTTGCCTAATTAGTTTAACTAACTCATTtacattaaattaaatatattgaAGGCCCCTTTAGTACTTCAAAGATGTCCAGATCATTCTATTGATGAAGAATTATTTTGTAATGATTGTGGTGTAAATTGTTGTTGTTACTGCATTCTGGAGAAGCATGAAGGTCATTCTCGAAGTTATCTAAGTCGTCTCAATGATGAGGAAGAAGTTGCACTGAAAAATGCTTATGAAAACGCCAAAATAAAGAAGCAACAACTATTGGTTTCTTCTTGGAAGGTTTCAAAAATGGAACAAACTAATATGGTAAGTTATTTTAATCTCTATTCCTTCAAATTTATGTTCGTacagttattttcatttctgctttTGAATCTACTGAAGGTAGTGAAAacattgtgatcacttttgggaTGACACAAATTTTGGCTCtctgttttcaaaatttccacttTCATTTCAGACCATCCCCAGCAACTTAAGTTTAGATTTTTCGAAGCACGGTATGCTTTGTTCATGTGGAAATGTAACTAATTCCATTCAACTAATATAAAcaattcatattttaaatgACCGAGTTCTTCATAAGTTAATTGACCCTAaactaaatattttaataacaatttttctttcaagaTGTCTGACCTGGAGATTGAAATTGCTCAACAATTCGCAGACATTCATGCTCAGctttattttatggaaaaaaatttgtacCAACAAGCAAAACAGATGCAAGACAGCCATTTCTGCCTGGCGGGTTTGACTGAAACTatcaattcaaatattcaaaccaTAGATAAATTGATAAATTATGTAGAAGAACGTAAGACTGTCAAGTACAACATGAAAATGTTGTTGTATAAACTCAAAGATATGGAAAACTTGCCGACAATTCTCATTTCAAGTGAAACTGTTGAAAAACCCAAATTAGTTATTGATGATACTGTTAAGGATTTAGAGAAATATGTCATGCTTGAAATTCCGGACACAGTCACTTTTGAATTGATTAACACTGACGAAGTGCCAAAGGAGTAccaagaagaagaaatgaaGCAAGCCAAGATTGAAATAGAAGCTCAATCTTCTCGATCCAAAAGTTCAATTAACACTGAAATCTCTAATAATTCAAGGTCTAGGCAAAATTATGAAGTGAGAGATAATGATTTCTTTAGAAGACAAGCAGTGTATGTAACACACATAAATTCTTTGGACTCGTTTTATGTTCAGCTCAAAGAAAATGATAACAGATTCAAACAAATGGAGCAAGAAATAAGAAATCACATTAGTACAATGCTATTAGGGGTGGGAGAAGTGCATATGAAAGAACTTTACTTAGCAAAAGGAATTGGCGATAAAAACAAGTGGTGTCGAGTAAGAGTCATGGAAAAAATTGGGGAAAAATATAAGGCGAAGTTTATAGATTTTGGATATTCATCGATTGTCACTAAGGATGAATTGATATATATATCTTCAAGTCTTGCTAGTAAAAAACCATTTGCTTATGAGTGTAGACTGGACAATCCTTCTCATTTCCAATGGCCTAAAGATACACATCTAGAACTGGCAAAGTTCCTAGATATTAATAAAGAATTAGATATGGAAACTAAAGAATTTTCGAACAATATCAGAACAGTTGTTCTAAATATAAACACTTCGATAGGAGGCTCATGTTCAGTTACTGAATTACTTATATTTGGCTGTGATGCTTTGAGAAAAGGTACCAAAATCCCTGAGCCTATGAAAGAAAACCTCAATTCGAACAAAATACATGATAATAGCGATGTTTACATAGTAAACAATTCATATGATGTTTTTCTAAGATATGTGTTTGATCCATGGCATATatacattcaaaaatcaaattatgaaaaatcattCAACAATTTGATCAAACAAATGACTGGTTACTACAGTAAGACTCAATGTGATATTCATCTTCCAATTAAAAATAGCTATGTTGTTGTAAATTATCGCACtaaatattttggtgaatggcacAGGGCAAAGATTTTAGAAGTTATCACCAAGAAAAGAATTGTCAATGTATATTTAGTGGATATTGGAGAATATATAAATGTACTGTGGAaagatataagaaaactttttgaagGTTTCAAGAAATCAGAATGCTTTGTTGTTTGTGCTAAGTTGGCTGATGTTGCTCCTCTAACTAATAATGACTGGACTATAACTGATGAAGTCGCTATTAGACAATTCTTTGAGAGTTTTTTAAAGAGAAATGTAAAAATGAAGATATTAGTGAGTCACAATGATCCTTTAGAAGTAGTTTTATTTAAACCTGAAGAAACGTTTGATGTGAATCTAAATGCAGAACTAGTGGAGAACAATTTCGCtttatcctcaggaaaattaaCAGATACAAAAATATGGCTTCACAAcgaagaatatgaaaaaaaagaagagaataatttcttatttttcaaaGATGATACAGATGATGAAGATTGTGATACTGAAATGCGTGGTCCCATACAGCAGGTAGAAATCATACATTTCGAAAATCCAGATTCATTTTTTGTCTCGTTCGTTTCCAAAAAAGCAAGTGCTGAAAAACTGCATGAAGAAATGcaaattcattataaatcatTGAAGCACCATCCTCAAGAAAGAAATTGGAAGGTCAATGATAAAGCTGTGATATTCGATGAATCTGATAAGATGTATTATCGGGGCATAATACGTGTGATAGATGGAAATGAACACTGTGTACATTTTCTAGACAAACCTGGATATTTATGGGTTGGTACTGAAAAACTAAGAATCATCCAACCTtactttatgaaaaattttcccaACACTGTCTTTAGATGCCACTTAGTAAATATTAAGCCAGCTGGTGATAGTAACAAATGGAGTAATTTATCTGTTGAATGGTTCCAAATGTTGTTTAAAAAACATCAAgacatttttataaagaaaattgCTGATGATGAATCGAAATCGTCTATGCCTGTAACTATTTGGTATTCTAAAATTATACAAGGAAGTGCCTTAGAGCCTTCATATCGTAAGTACATTTCTATTGATAAGAAAGTTGTCGAAGCTGGGTTAGCTTTTTGGGTCCCCAATGCAGTACCCCCAGAACCCAGTCTCCCTGATAAAGAAGAAACCACTACTGGCAGTGAACCGGATTCAGAATCAACTACTACCACATGTGATGAATGTGATCATAAGTCGTCTGATACTGAAACAACTGACTCAGAAGCAACAGTTATTCCCAAAATAGGGGAAGTAAAGTTCATTGATGTCAAACATTGGTTATCACCTTCCAAATTCACTAGGAGAGAATTTTTTGCTTATGTTACATGTGCAGAAAATGAAGGATATCTCTACATTCGAGAGGAAGAATTGCAAAAAAGTTACGAGGATATGCAGCAGAAGATAACGAAGCATTTCGATAATATACCATTTTCTCCTTTTGTACTGAGGGAGGATCAGATGGTGACAGTTCGTAGTGAAGGATTTTGGTACCGAGGGGTTGTTTTATCTgtgattaataaaaaaacagcTAAaataatgatggttgattttggtAGTGATCATattgttgaaataaatgatcTGCGTAATAAAATAATGTACCCCAAAATACCAATCATGGTctctaaaataaaattatacGATATTCACTCAAAAAATAAAGGATGGACTCTTTCTGAAATTGAGACTCTCCTCAGCACAGCACCTCCATATGGAAAAATTGTAATGAGAAGTAGTCTGAGTGATGCAATACCCTTAGCTGATGTTTATGATACGAAAGGTGTTTGTTTAAGTGATAGACTGGTTGCATTGTGTCCAAATCTGTATAGGTTGGTAAACATGCCAAAAATTgttactaaaaatgaaaatattgaagttacCAATGAAATTGTCCAAAACTATTCAGAGTCACAGTCAAAAGAAAGTGATGAATCTTGTGAAATCATTCCCTCAGATTTTATGTCAGATGTAGAACAAATCAGAAAATTAGAAGAGAATATGGAGGAGATGCCCATTGATCCAACCGATGAAGAAACAAGTGAGgaagaagaaatagaaaaagaCTCTTCAGAACAAGAAGATGCAGAAGATTCTGAACAGGTGGAAGAGAATGCTATTCTTGAATCTGAAGGAGAGGAAGAACATGGCGACTTGATTGCAGATGAAGTTGTTCCGAAGCGCTTTAATTATGCAGAATTGACAAAAGCTACTATGGAAAGGGATATAATTTCTGTTTACGATTATAAAACGATATCCTTTTATCATCCTGATGAAAACTCCACAGAAACAGAATTTGAAACTTTAACCAAATCGATCAGAGATAACATTGAAGATGTGGAACCTTTGAGTAAGGCAGAAATTGGACAGCCTTGTTTGTGTTTGTTTGAAGAGGATAACCAATGGTATAGGGCAAAAATTACTCGAGTAGATGCACTAGAATGTGGATATGTTTCAGTGATCTATGTTGATTATGGTAATTTTGAAGTTGTTAAGTTTTCTAATCTCAAAACCATAAAATCAGAATGGCTAGAATTCCCGGTGAGATTTGTTGATGCTATAATTGATTACAAATTATTACAGACTGATCAAGAAAATGTGTTGTTGAAGCATATTCAGTCATTAGCTGGAAAAACTAAATACATTGAAATCATTTATGATGATCCAGTTATTATTCATGTTTATAATGAGAATGATGATACTTTCCAGCTTTATTATGATGCATTCATAAAGAATGGTATagttcaaatttaaaattctatgtAGTTAGTTAATTGTCTTTTTAGTGTGTCTCACTCTGAAATTGttgtttaagttttttttattatttgaatcgaTGTTCCTTCCTAGAATAAATATAGAATAAATTCTTCCgtatcaatgtttttttttaatcacctcTTTCACTTTATATTTATGGGACAGTTTGTAGCCATCTTTTATAGAAATCGATAATTTTTCCTGAGAAAAACAGAAAACGTTTCAGTTTTTGGAAATTATTAACACTCTTAGTAAcataaaaattctcaaaaacacTTTTGCTTTTATTGTTACTttctattattcaataaaaattttcggTTGGGTGTAAAGCCATATTTTCTAAAATACTGatgaaggatcaaaataaattgaaaagccATTATCAGATAGGTGATATCAATTAGTTTTTGAACAACATACTCTTCTTATgataaaaacgtttttcttttgaatggaaaaaaaatttcaaggagtAAATCCATTCAGTAAATTAtcagaatttaaaaataattgctAACATTTTAGCTTTACTACATTAAAACTCTGAAATCCATTTGTACAATTGAGAATATCGGTGgatttaaatatatttaatgGAACTAGCCTCACAcatttatatataaaaataaattacttaagAACTATAAGATTGtgtataaaattcaattctaaaaatattaAGTAGTTTCTACATTCTTGAGGAATTGCACTTGAAAAATCATTCTGATCTAAAGCCAGCAAACACTTTGGTATTTAAACATTTTTAGTATCAATCTATTCGATTGTGCAAAGATGGGACTTGATTAAAAAACTTTCAACAACCTCTCATTTGTCAAGTGTCACAAATTTActattgatggaattttatataAGGGTGCCCAGCTTTTAACAAGCCTATTCTtcgaaatgaacaaaaaattcaataaaaaaatttatcgaTGTTTTTATGCATAGAAATCTCTAGGATGACCATTTTGAGTTTATAATTATCACTTAATAATTTTGTACAACTGGATATTCTAAAATATCCAAGCATTACTTGAAATAGGGTTTCAGTTCTTTTCAATTGGTAATCTGTCTTGCACACATTAAATGCTGAATGTTGAACTGTAAAAATGCACCCTTAAAATGCGTTCAaacttaaaataaataatttcaccATTCACCAATAAAAAGTATATCGTTTCGAATTAACCAAAGTGCAAACTTGCAAATAAGAATCTTATCAATCTATGTCTTCAGATTTAACCTGTCCACTTCCATTTCCTGAAGTAGTGCATCCCATTTTCAACATATAAGGTATCACACTATTGATTTGTACTTGTCCAAGCAAGCTTGAGAAAAATAGTTCCTCTATTATGGAAGAATCAAGACCTCTTAGTGGTGAAAGTCTCAAAATAAGCCTAAGGAAGATCATAATTGTATTATGATATACTAAAGATAAATAAGTTTCAACCTACCTTATGAACCTATTGTTATCGTCAGGGTAACTGGTAgccatatgatttttgaaagCTAAACATGCTTTTTCTTGGAGATTCTCCAATTGCTTCTTCAAGAGCAACTCTGGTTGATCCGGTGAAAATAAACTTATTATCttcaaatatgcatattcaTGGTCATTTACATTTAATTTACTCATTGCACTAACATAGTCTTGAAGTTTAAGAATGTGATCTGTTACTTGTTTCACTTTGTTTGCTGGCATTTTGTCTTGAGCAATTGAAGCATGTAAATGACTTATTAATGCAGATAATATCGTAGCTAACGATAACATGTGTGAACATTGTGCCAATCCAAGGATAAAGAGCTCACCCCAACAATTTTTCAGAAGAGATATTTGGACCTCTGAACTGGAAAAAAAATCGGATTcagcaaaaaattaaattgaatatgGAGCAATCAATAATGTCAACCATAAACTCTTCTTAACTTTCCTTCAGAATTCACAAATGATCAATAAAGCAAACTCataatattgaatatatatatatatatgtatatatatatatatatatatatatatatatatatatatatatatatagtattttctttatttggaagtgtcaggtttttaacttccaaataaagaaaatactattgactattaaaaagcaggtaaataacatgatcaaaatatatatatatatatatatatatatatatatatatatatatatatatatatatatatatatatatatatatatattcaaaatctcaatgatacctttcggtgtttgggtaaatattcaatgaacatGTGTTTTGAATATGTCCAGAAATATttacataaaaattcaatttaaagaagaaaacatgtttttttcaactcaaataATGATTaccttaaaatttgaaatgctgGAATACTTTTCGCCCAATGAACTGACAAAAATAGAAGTCTGGAACCAGTTTCacaaatataatgaatattaaGATAAGAAGGCACTGTTCCAGGTATCTGTAAATTGAAGGCAACGTTCTGTTCTAATAATATAGGACCCTCGTAATCCTGGCATCTATCATCATGTGAAGAAGATAAATCACTATCTAAATATTGCAGTCTAGCCATAGATTCTAAGGCTTTTGAAATCATCTGTTTTTCTCTTGCTGCCATTATGGCAGCACCTGTTTCCTCATTTCCATTATTAGTGCTATCTGAAGACAGCTCGTCATCATTACTAGGCTGACTAGGAGATAGATTAAATGATAAGTCATTAGTGGCACTGGCTAAAAATTAAACACACATTAGTACAATTTAGTTAACTTGTTAATAGAACCACTACCTATTCGTTTCTGTAGAAACTGAAACCCAATTTCACAAGGGGTAAAATTGGATGCTAGATAATTAGGACTCTCAAAAGttaaatctttttttataaatattttttgatttgattgattggtactgaaattattcagtgaatGATTATATTCCTTCTTATCAATAATTGGTTTTCGTTCGTGTTGAACAGCTAAAAACATTGTATTTAGTAGAGAATTAATCAATATCAATTAAATATTACAATCGCTCCTCATTCCACAAGATAAACACTTCTGTAATCGGCAATATTGGCACCTATTTCTGTGATGTTTAGTCACCTCACAATTTTTATTCCCTCTGCACTGATATCCAAGTTGTTTTCTGATTGACCTTTTGAAAAAACCCTTACATCCTTCACAACTAATTGCTCCATAGTGACGGCCCGAGGCTCTGTCTCCACAAACAACGCATAATTcgactaaaaattaataatactcGTTATATTACAAGTCTTTTCAAGATTAATTACTCACTTTGTTCCATGTCCATACTGGTGCTCCAGATTTGTAATGTTCAAGTTGCAGCCTTTACCTTCAATGTTTCAAAATACAAATTCTAGATAGGtgttttttatatgaaaatgtAATTATTCAATCGATAACTTGAcctttttttcgatttataaATAATGTGTTTGATTGTTTAACATTACCAAGGTTCATGAACTTTAGGCATATCACCATAGAACTACGTAAAAACACCTGAACCAGGTTGATCTATCGTATCTATGAGAAGACAAGTACACAAAACACAAcgttttatttaaaattttactTGAACAGAAATTAATGTAGTATCGCTTATAAAGAATTTGGATTGGAAAAATGTCTACAAATACCAtacattatataaaaaaaaatctatcaaaatttcattttttacgTTGTTGTCCTGCTTCGATGAAGTATGGAAAATCTGTGATAATCTATGGTTCAATATATCTATGAATTTATTTAGTTgccaaataataatttcatattaAGAATTTTATGAAAGAACGTTTTATAATCTTCTAGTGGTACGATATTCGctgaaatttgaatgaaccttCTTATCGCAATTCTGATACGATATATTCTAACCATAAATGAAATATGTTATTTCTAATCTTCGAATACTGGAAATTTCTTACTACCGATATTTTGAACTTTCAGCAACACCGAA
Above is a window of Harmonia axyridis chromosome X, icHarAxyr1.1, whole genome shotgun sequence DNA encoding:
- the LOC123686500 gene encoding uncharacterized protein LOC123686500, which encodes MDSMFKNRNRRGQFEAGPSYESRNNQGYRNPPSFERRFPRDPEYQTKRTTQASKWHDKEGRQPKGNYRLSRSNSGSSESSSLRLTESTKFKNYVCPNCKLPYNYIINSNSLTGKVPRILPCKHTICEECIKKSIQTKNHVQCTICLNTEFDKNHFYEYNHYILGQITCSRFNKAVMDFPNIVLTSDSKNRTSSENKKLAITSHTNEKCGFTSCMNSGTISCTECRGVYCENCDDALHKSGKQLQSHKRVLLQNAPLVLQRCPDHSIDEELFCNDCGVNCCCYCILEKHEGHSRSYLSRLNDEEEVALKNAYENAKIKKQQLLVSSWKVSKMEQTNMMSDLEIEIAQQFADIHAQLYFMEKNLYQQAKQMQDSHFCLAGLTETINSNIQTIDKLINYVEERKTVKYNMKMLLYKLKDMENLPTILISSETVEKPKLVIDDTVKDLEKYVMLEIPDTVTFELINTDEVPKEYQEEEMKQAKIEIEAQSSRSKSSINTEISNNSRSRQNYEVRDNDFFRRQAVYVTHINSLDSFYVQLKENDNRFKQMEQEIRNHISTMLLGVGEVHMKELYLAKGIGDKNKWCRVRVMEKIGEKYKAKFIDFGYSSIVTKDELIYISSSLASKKPFAYECRLDNPSHFQWPKDTHLELAKFLDINKELDMETKEFSNNIRTVVLNINTSIGGSCSVTELLIFGCDALRKGTKIPEPMKENLNSNKIHDNSDVYIVNNSYDVFLRYVFDPWHIYIQKSNYEKSFNNLIKQMTGYYSKTQCDIHLPIKNSYVVVNYRTKYFGEWHRAKILEVITKKRIVNVYLVDIGEYINVLWKDIRKLFEGFKKSECFVVCAKLADVAPLTNNDWTITDEVAIRQFFESFLKRNVKMKILVSHNDPLEVVLFKPEETFDVNLNAELVENNFALSSGKLTDTKIWLHNEEYEKKEENNFLFFKDDTDDEDCDTEMRGPIQQVEIIHFENPDSFFVSFVSKKASAEKLHEEMQIHYKSLKHHPQERNWKVNDKAVIFDESDKMYYRGIIRVIDGNEHCVHFLDKPGYLWVGTEKLRIIQPYFMKNFPNTVFRCHLVNIKPAGDSNKWSNLSVEWFQMLFKKHQDIFIKKIADDESKSSMPVTIWYSKIIQGSALEPSYRKYISIDKKVVEAGLAFWVPNAVPPEPSLPDKEETTTGSEPDSESTTTTCDECDHKSSDTETTDSEATVIPKIGEVKFIDVKHWLSPSKFTRREFFAYVTCAENEGYLYIREEELQKSYEDMQQKITKHFDNIPFSPFVLREDQMVTVRSEGFWYRGVVLSVINKKTAKIMMVDFGSDHIVEINDLRNKIMYPKIPIMVSKIKLYDIHSKNKGWTLSEIETLLSTAPPYGKIVMRSSLSDAIPLADVYDTKGVCLSDRLVALCPNLYRLVNMPKIVTKNENIEVTNEIVQNYSESQSKESDESCEIIPSDFMSDVEQIRKLEENMEEMPIDPTDEETSEEEEIEKDSSEQEDAEDSEQVEENAILESEGEEEHGDLIADEVVPKRFNYAELTKATMERDIISVYDYKTISFYHPDENSTETEFETLTKSIRDNIEDVEPLSKAEIGQPCLCLFEEDNQWYRAKITRVDALECGYVSVIYVDYGNFEVVKFSNLKTIKSEWLEFPVRFVDAIIDYKLLQTDQENVLLKHIQSLAGKTKYIEIIYDDPVIIHVYNENDDTFQLYYDAFIKNGIVQI
- the LOC123686502 gene encoding nuclear receptor subfamily 2 group C member 1-like gives rise to the protein MDMEQIELCVVCGDRASGRHYGAISCEGCKGFFKRSIRKQLGYQCRGNKNCEVTKHHRNRCQYCRLQKCLSCGMRSDSVQHERKPIIDKKEYNHSLNNFSTNQSNQKIFIKKDLTFESPNYLASNFTPCEIGFQFLQKRIASATNDLSFNLSPSQPSNDDELSSDSTNNGNEETGAAIMAAREKQMISKALESMARLQYLDSDLSSSHDDRCQDYEGPILLEQNVAFNLQIPGTVPSYLNIHYICETGSRLLFLSVHWAKSIPAFQILSSEVQISLLKNCWGELFILGLAQCSHMLSLATILSALISHLHASIAQDKMPANKVKQVTDHILKLQDYVSAMSKLNVNDHEYAYLKIISLFSPDQPELLLKKQLENLQEKACLAFKNHMATSYPDDNNRFIRLILRLSPLRGLDSSIIEELFFSSLLGQVQINSVIPYMLKMGCTTSGNGSGQVKSEDID